A single region of the Aeromonas hydrophila subsp. hydrophila ATCC 7966 genome encodes:
- the grpE gene encoding nucleotide exchange factor GrpE, protein MNHEEQKVEAMEQVEAQPVEPTDVDSEVTAEQARIAELEAQLDAAQQASLEERERAIRAVAEMENLRRRAAQDVEKAHKFALEKFAAELLPVLDNLERAIELADKENEALKPMIEGVELTLKSMQSSVGKFGLNPLDPLNQPFDPNAHQAMSMIENAELAPNTVIAVMQKGYELNGRVIRPAMVMVSKAPA, encoded by the coding sequence ATGAACCACGAAGAACAAAAGGTTGAAGCGATGGAGCAAGTGGAAGCCCAGCCAGTCGAGCCGACCGATGTAGACAGTGAAGTGACAGCCGAGCAGGCCCGCATTGCCGAGCTTGAGGCACAACTGGATGCCGCCCAGCAAGCCTCCCTCGAGGAGCGCGAGCGTGCCATTCGTGCCGTCGCCGAGATGGAAAACCTGCGTCGCCGTGCGGCCCAGGACGTGGAGAAGGCCCACAAGTTCGCGCTGGAGAAATTCGCCGCCGAGCTCTTGCCGGTACTGGACAACCTGGAGCGTGCCATCGAGCTGGCCGACAAGGAAAACGAGGCGCTCAAGCCGATGATCGAAGGGGTGGAGCTGACCCTGAAATCCATGCAGAGCTCGGTCGGCAAGTTCGGCCTCAATCCGCTGGACCCGCTCAATCAGCCGTTCGACCCCAATGCCCATCAGGCGATGAGCATGATCGAAAACGCCGAGCTTGCCCCCAACACCGTCATTGCGGTGATGCAGAAGGGTTACGAGCTCAACGGCCGCGTCATTCGTCCGGCCATGGTGATGGTTTCCAAGGCCCCGGCCTGA
- the nadK gene encoding NAD(+) kinase: protein MDSPFKTIALIGKPHHEGANQTLTGLHQYLTTRGFRVLVESRVAHALGIMDENVMDLVQLGQQADLAIVVGGDGNMLGAARVLSRFDVAVIGVNRGNLGFLTDLSPQDYLLPLEQVLCGHYKSEHRFLLEAAVYRHGERKSNNLAVNEAVLHPGKIAHMIEFEVYIDGSFMYSQRSDGIIVATPTGSTAYSLSAGGAILTPKLNAITLVPMFPHTLSSRPIVLDADSEVRLLVSPDNQDDAMQVSCDGQVTLAVHPGDEILIKKSSHKLHLVHPLDYSYFHVLRNKLGWGSKLF, encoded by the coding sequence ATGGATTCTCCGTTCAAAACCATCGCCCTGATTGGCAAACCCCACCACGAAGGGGCCAACCAGACCCTGACCGGCCTGCATCAATACCTGACCACCCGAGGTTTTCGGGTCCTGGTGGAGAGCCGGGTGGCCCATGCCCTCGGCATCATGGACGAGAACGTGATGGACCTGGTGCAGCTGGGCCAGCAGGCCGATCTCGCCATCGTGGTCGGCGGTGACGGCAACATGCTGGGGGCCGCGCGGGTGCTGTCGCGCTTCGACGTGGCGGTGATCGGGGTGAACCGGGGCAACCTCGGTTTTCTCACCGATCTCTCGCCGCAGGATTACCTGCTGCCGCTGGAGCAGGTGCTGTGCGGCCACTACAAGAGCGAGCACCGCTTCCTGCTGGAGGCGGCGGTCTATCGCCACGGCGAGCGCAAGTCCAACAACCTGGCGGTCAACGAGGCGGTGCTGCACCCGGGCAAGATTGCCCACATGATCGAGTTCGAGGTCTATATCGATGGCAGCTTCATGTACAGCCAGCGCTCGGACGGCATCATAGTGGCCACCCCCACCGGCTCCACCGCCTACTCCCTGTCGGCGGGGGGGGCCATCCTCACCCCCAAGCTCAATGCCATCACGCTGGTGCCCATGTTCCCGCACACTCTGAGCAGCCGCCCCATCGTGCTGGACGCCGACAGCGAAGTGCGGCTGCTGGTCTCACCGGACAATCAAGACGACGCCATGCAGGTGAGCTGCGACGGCCAGGTGACCCTGGCAGTCCACCCGGGGGACGAGATCCTCATCAAGAAGAGCAGCCACAAGCTGCATCTGGTGCATCCGCTCGACTACAGCTACTTCCACGTGCTGCGCAACAAGCTCGGCTGGGGCAGCAAGCTGTTCTGA
- the recN gene encoding DNA repair protein RecN, with the protein MLTQLTVNNFAIVKFLELDLQPGMTCITGETGAGKSIAIDALGLCLGERAEAGMVRPDSDKSEVSARFLLDGNPAARAWLATNELENEGECIVRRVISAEGRSRSYINGVPVPLTQLKNLGQLLVNVHGQHAHQMLLKPDYQLALLDGYAGHHLLLDEVRRHYQQWRQLQNELNRLKAEQQQREARRQLIEYQVQELDEFALQPGEFEEIEEEHQRLANGTELMQECGACLDLLYDNEETTIAGLLQTVVDRAESLVAMDSRLGDVLGMLNEALIGVQESHSELRNYLDRLELDPERFNELEARLSKAINLARKHHVKPAELALHHQELAADLARLNSDEERLEGMEDELAEARLAFVQAAEALSQSRQRYAEELGAKVSASMHELAMPDGRFAIEVRPDAQSSLSPLGIDRVEFMVTTNPGQPIQPLGKVASGGELSRISLAIVVISARKVSTPTLIFDEVDVGISGPTAAVVGRLLRQLGESTQVMVVTHLPQVAGKGHQHMVVSKHTDGKTTETQMQALDQGARLNELARLLGGDQITDNTLANARELLAC; encoded by the coding sequence ATGCTGACCCAGCTGACCGTCAACAACTTCGCCATCGTCAAGTTTCTCGAACTCGATCTGCAACCAGGCATGACCTGCATCACGGGTGAGACCGGGGCCGGTAAATCCATCGCCATCGACGCCCTGGGCCTGTGCCTGGGGGAACGGGCCGAGGCCGGCATGGTGCGACCGGACAGCGACAAGAGCGAGGTCAGCGCCCGCTTCCTGCTGGACGGCAACCCGGCCGCCCGCGCCTGGCTCGCCACCAACGAGCTGGAAAACGAAGGGGAGTGTATCGTGCGGCGGGTCATCTCCGCCGAGGGGCGCTCACGCAGCTACATCAACGGCGTGCCCGTCCCCCTCACCCAGCTCAAGAACCTGGGCCAGCTGCTGGTCAACGTCCATGGCCAGCATGCCCACCAGATGTTGCTCAAACCCGACTACCAGCTCGCCCTGCTCGATGGCTACGCCGGCCACCATCTGCTGCTCGATGAGGTGCGTCGCCACTACCAGCAGTGGCGCCAGCTGCAGAATGAACTCAACCGGCTCAAGGCCGAGCAGCAGCAGCGGGAGGCCCGTCGCCAGCTCATCGAATATCAGGTGCAGGAGCTGGACGAGTTCGCCCTGCAGCCCGGGGAGTTTGAAGAGATTGAAGAGGAGCATCAGCGGCTGGCCAACGGCACCGAGCTGATGCAGGAGTGCGGCGCCTGTCTCGACCTGCTCTATGACAACGAGGAGACCACCATCGCCGGCCTGCTGCAGACCGTCGTCGATCGGGCCGAGAGCCTGGTCGCCATGGATAGCCGGCTTGGCGACGTGCTCGGCATGCTCAACGAGGCGCTGATCGGAGTGCAGGAGAGCCACAGCGAGCTGCGCAATTATCTGGATCGGCTGGAGCTGGACCCCGAGCGTTTCAACGAGCTGGAAGCCCGCCTCTCCAAGGCCATCAATCTCGCCCGCAAGCACCACGTCAAACCGGCCGAGCTGGCCCTGCACCATCAGGAGCTGGCCGCCGATCTGGCGCGCCTCAACTCCGACGAGGAGCGGCTGGAGGGGATGGAAGACGAGCTGGCCGAGGCCCGCCTGGCCTTTGTGCAGGCCGCCGAGGCCCTGAGCCAGAGTCGCCAGCGCTACGCCGAGGAGCTCGGCGCCAAGGTGAGTGCCAGCATGCACGAGCTGGCGATGCCGGATGGCCGCTTTGCCATCGAGGTACGCCCCGATGCCCAGAGCAGTCTCTCGCCCCTTGGCATCGATCGGGTGGAGTTCATGGTCACCACCAACCCGGGCCAGCCCATCCAGCCGCTCGGCAAGGTGGCCTCCGGCGGTGAACTGTCGCGCATCAGCCTGGCCATCGTGGTCATCAGCGCCCGCAAGGTCTCCACCCCCACCCTGATCTTCGACGAGGTGGACGTGGGGATCAGTGGCCCGACCGCCGCCGTGGTGGGGCGCCTGCTGCGCCAGCTGGGTGAATCCACCCAGGTGATGGTGGTCACCCACCTGCCGCAGGTGGCAGGCAAGGGCCATCAGCACATGGTGGTCAGCAAGCACACCGACGGCAAAACCACGGAAACCCAGATGCAGGCGCTGGATCAAGGGGCCCGTCTCAACGAGCTGGCCCGCCTGCTGGGGGGGGATCAGATCACCGACAATACCCTGGCCAACGCCCGCGAACTGCTGGCCTGCTGA